The Actinomycetota bacterium DNA window GGCCAGCACCGCGACGGCGATCGCGAGGTCCAGCCCGGGGCCACGTTTGGGGACCCAGGCCGGCGACAACCCGACGGTGACCCGTTGCCCGGGCCACTGCAGCCCGCTGTTGCGGACGGCGGCCTTGACGCGGTCCCGCGCCTCGGTGACCGCGGTGTCCGGCAGGCCCACGATCACGGTCGCCGGCAGGCCCTGACCCACGTCGGCCTCGACCTCCACCAGCGCGGCGCCCACCCCCACCACAACCGACCCGGTCACCCGGCCGAGCGCCACGATCAGGCCACGCCGCGAACGTGTTCGACCAGGGCCGCACCACGGTCTCGTGGAGTGACACCGATGACGTCGAACCGAATCTCGCGCGGATGCACCGCGCGCTCGTCCAACCATCGCAACGCCAATGCGCGCAACCGAGCAGCCTTGCGTCGGGTCACCGCCTCCAGCGGCGAACCGTATGCGGCCGACCGCCGGGTCTTGACCTCGCAGACCACCAGGACGTCACCCTCGCGGGCGACGATGTCGATCTCGCCGCGCTCACAACGCCAGTTGCGTTCCAGCACAACAAGACCGCTAGCCTGCAGATGCCGCGCCGCGACGTCCTCGCCGTACTGTCCCACTGCGTCCTTGCCGCGCATCGCGACCACCTCCGCCGCGAGATTGGCAGCGGCAGCTCCGCTGCTGGCAGGGCTGTCGGCAATCTGGGGACGTCACTGCCCGCTTCGTCGTCGCTGGGGACAACCAGGTCACGCCGCTGGAACTCCGACCGTCGCGGAAAGGGCCAGAGCGGGTAACGACCGTTGTCCGCTTCGCGCGTCGCGCTAGCCGCCGTCGATCATCGATGCGACGACCGGAGCGCCGATCCTGGCTGTGGAAGGTACGGATATCTCGCTGTCGTGACCTGACACGTTGCGGCCAGGCGGCGAGGCCGGCAGAGCACGAGCGGCGATCAGCTGCCGAAGCCTGCC harbors:
- a CDS encoding YraN family protein; protein product: MRGKDAVGQYGEDVAARHLQASGLVVLERNWRCERGEIDIVAREGDVLVVCEVKTRRSAAYGSPLEAVTRRKAARLRALALRWLDERAVHPREIRFDVIGVTPRDRGAALVEHVRGVA